Proteins encoded within one genomic window of Fusarium musae strain F31 chromosome 4, whole genome shotgun sequence:
- a CDS encoding hypothetical protein (EggNog:ENOG41) — MATPCLSRLLLIFLLGAINVVAHPMSKDKLAEPGNVVVHRTPYLKWKPKEEHQHNHMHHVNNTYTFQEITVKRDDKDGPKHKSDADENEKSTKKYPSEASAKHGKTTGTTHNHKDTKRSDRAVELTDEEVDEMEKLAQTYRKLTREKKKRLKELFMRYQQTMEEEEKLQKSKPGRVKEPKYNVFDEARKQKDSKAQLDKLEKDEDEKPKDEKPKDEKPKDEKPWWALPTGKHDQAKHYRNELALAGEKGVEAKQKIGKRCVEVLPWWIQLIIKKAKKDKAKKKAKKEEEERLKVIQGGGKPRILNGKWAGSSPPFKLLHEPAAGVQKDSIYSKQETKKEKEEKLPKEPHTDKPKHWFEDKTRKAVDEKPSEEKETLKNKGSGLNDNKPSSSALQ, encoded by the coding sequence ATGGCTACTCCATGCCTTTCCcgtctcctcctcatcttcctatTGGGAGCCATCAACGTTGTAGCTCATCCTATGAGCAAAGACAAGTTAGCAGAGCCAGGCAATGTCGTCGTCCATAGAACACCATACCTTAAGTGGAAGCCCAAAGAGGAACATCAGCACAATCACATGCATCACGTCAATAATACATACACCTTCCAGGAGATCACGGTGAAGCGCGATGACAAGGACGGACCAAAGCATAAGTCTGATGCGGATGAGAATGAAAAATCGACCAAGAAATATCCGAGCGAGGCTTCTGCAAAGCATGGCAAGACCACGGGCACAACCCACAACCACAAGGATACGAAAAGAAGCGACAGGGCCGTTGAACTCACCGACGAAGAAGTGGACGAAATGGAAAAGCTTGCGCAGACCTATAGAAAATTGACTcgagaaaaaaagaagaggtTGAAAGAATTGTTCATGAGATATCAACAGacgatggaggaggaggaaaagcTCCAGAAGTCCAAGCCGGGTAGAGTCAAAGAGCCAAAGTATAATGTCTTTGATGAGGCCAGGAAGCAGAAGGACTCTAAAGCTCAACTCGACAAACttgagaaggacgaggacgaaAAACCCAAGGACGAAAAACCCAAGGACGAAAAACCCAAGGACGAAAAACCATGGTGGGCTCTCCCAACCGGCAAACACGACCAAGCCAAACATTATAGGAACGAACTTGCTTTAGCTGGAGAGAAAGGAGTTGAGGCAAAGCAAAAGATTGGGAAAAGATGCGTGGAAGTTTTACCATGGTGGATTCAGCTAATAATCAAGAAGGCTAAGAAGGATAAGGCGAAAAAGAAGGCGaaaaaggaggaggaggagagattgAAGGTAATTCAGGGGGGAGGAAAGCCGAGGATTCTAAACGGAAAGTGGGCTGGCTCCTCGCCCCCATTTAAGCTCCTTCACGAACCAGCAGCGGGAGTGCAAAAGGACTCGATATATTCCAAGCAGGAAacaaagaaggaaaaggaggagaagttgCCCAAAGAACCACACACGGATAAGCCTAAACACTGGTTTGAGGATAAAACGAGAaaggctgttgatgaaaAGCCCAGTGAGGAGAAAGAAACTCTGAAGAACAAGGGTTCTGGGCTCAACGACAACAAGCCAAGTTCTTCCGCATTGCAgtaa
- a CDS encoding hypothetical protein (CAZy:CE16) → MLSKFLVAAMGSVLVQSAAVHAASSISYLFTFGDSYSQTGFDPNGAKPSASNPLGNPPFPGWTAAGGANWVGDIVKEQNNSLVLSYNFAYGGATVDANIVKPYASTVLSFVDQVNQFSNSVGKHPDGTSWTAKNTIAGVWIGVNDVGNSFYVQDADAVVEKATTRYFELLQILYKAGLRKFVLLSVPPTELTPLMIQQGADSNALLVKSIKLYNSKLASKLSAFKKANSGAKTLLVDTSISFKKAINNPTAYGAPDATCYNSDGKSCLWFNDYHPGIAINQLVAEQVANELKSNGFGW, encoded by the exons ATGCTGTCGAaatttcttgttgctgccatGGGTAGCGTCTTGGTTCAGAGCGCTGCAGTCCACGCAGCGTCAAGCATCAGTTATCTCTTCACTTT TGGCGACTCATACTCCCAGACAGGCTTTGACCCCAACGGCGCGAAACCCTCTGCCTCCAACCCCCTCGGCAACCCACCATTCCCTGGATGGACAGCAGCCGGTGGAGCAAATTGGGTCGGCGACATTGTCAAAGAGCAAAACAATTCACTTGTTCTATCATACAACTTTGCGTACGGAGGCGCTACAGTCGATGCTAACATCGTCAAGCCCTATGCAAGCACTGTGTTGAGTTTTGTAGACCAAGTCAACCAGTTCTCTAACTCTGTGGGCAAGCACCCAGATGGTACTTCTTGGACAGCAAAGAACACCATTGCAGGAGTTTGGATCGGCGTCAATGACGTTGGCAATTCTTTTTATGTGCAGGATGCAGACGCGGTGGTTGAGAAGGCTACTACGAGGTATTTTGAGTTACTACAGATTCTGTATAAAGCTGGGCTGCGCAAGTTTGTTCTACTCAGCGTTCCAC CAACTGAGTTGACACCATTGATGATCCAACAAGGCGCCGACTCGAACGCTCTTCTCGTCAAGTCGATTAAGCTCTACAATAGCAAGTTGGCCTCAAAGCTCAGCGCATTCAAGAAAGCCAACTCTGGTGCCAAGACACTTCTCGTTGATACATCCATTTCTTTCAAGAAGGCTATCAACAACCCCACGGCTTATGGTGCACCTGATGCGACTTGCTACAACAGCGATGGGAAGTCATGC CTGTGGTTTAATGATTATCATCCTGGAATTGCTATCAATCAGTTGGTGGCTGAACAGGTAGCAAACGAACTCAAGTCGAATGGCTTTGGATGGTGA
- a CDS encoding hypothetical protein (EggNog:ENOG41), whose protein sequence is MVIIVTGGAGFLGCNLIQLLLEKNHEVVVIDSLWTGSQSTLDNFRSDKRVRYIQADVRDPLPWIDNVEQIYHLACPASPVHFESQPIDILQTCFNGASNVLDYALKHNARVLLASTSEVYGDAQIACQREDYRGNVNCFGPRACYDEGKRVMEALGYAYQAEHGLEVRIARIFNAYGPFMEPEDGRAVPNFIMAALKREPITIFGDGHATRCFQHANDCVRGLEALMNSDYHGPVNIGSDQEMEISEIADIISRVVAEKTGYEDPVNVQLLPKREDDPIRRKPDTSLAERVLGWKPRVSLEEGVASTVDWFIQRENGISSRL, encoded by the exons ATGGTCATTATCGTTACTGGT GGTGCCGGGTTCCTCGGCTGCAATTTAATCCAGCTACTTCTCGAGAAGAACCACGAAGTCGTCGTGATTGATTCACTATGGACCGGATCTCAAAGCACCCTCGATAATTTCCGATCGGACAAGCGAGTGCGATACATCCA AGCCGATGTACGAGATCCGTTGCCATGGATAGACAACGTCGAACAAATCTACCATCTTGCGTGTCCTGCGAGTCCAGTACATTTCGAGTCTCAACCGATTGATATTTTGCAAACCTGCTTCAATGGTGCCTCGAATGTTTTGGACTATGCGTTGAAACACAACGCTAGAGTGCTGCTCGCTAGTACATCAG AAGTCTACGGCGACGCACAAATCGCTTGCCAACGCGAAGACTACCGAGGCAACGTCAACTGCTTCGGCCCACGCGCCTGCTACGACGAAGGCAAGAGAGTCATGGAAGCCCTCGGATACGCCTATCAAGCCGAACACGGTCTCGAAGTTCGCATCGCACGAATCTTCAACGCCTACGGCCCCTTCATGGAGCCAGAAGACGGACGCGCAGTACCTAACTTTATCATGGCAGCTCTCAAGAGAGAACCAATCACGATATTCGGCGACGGACACGCCACGCGTTGCTTTCAACACGCTAACGATTGTGTTCGTGGTTTGGAGGCTCTGATGAATAGTGATTATCATGGACCGGTTAATATTGGCAGTGATCAAGAGATGGAAATTAGTGAGATTGCGGATATAATATCGAGAGTTGTGGCGGAGAAGACTGGGTATGAGGATCCTGTTAATGTGCAGTTACTGCCGAAGAGGGAGGATGATCCTATTAGAAGGAAGCCAGATACGAGTCTTGCTGAGAGGGTTTTGGGTTGGAAGCCTAGGGTTTCGCTGGAGGAGGGAGTAGCTTCGACGGTTGACTGGTTTATCCAGAGGGAGAACGGCATTTCGAGCAGGCTTTAG